The following are from one region of the Vibrio rarus genome:
- a CDS encoding phosphatase PAP2 family protein, with translation MSSFDLDGRGVQRFNPIVRFDLAFSLFFLEHRYANQVSLLSRAISHSGDGHLYVAIALIVYMADPVLGGMFLSCGLVAFIFELPIYWLAKNSFRRRRPHNLSSRINNFIEPSDKYSMPSGHTAAATIMATLIYAFFPSLAVIAITWAALIALSRILLGVHFFSDIVAGVLLGLASAVAAMMIVGG, from the coding sequence ATGAGTAGTTTTGATTTAGATGGTCGTGGTGTACAACGATTTAACCCTATTGTTCGTTTTGATCTCGCATTTTCGTTATTTTTCTTAGAGCACAGATACGCCAATCAAGTGAGTTTGCTGAGCCGTGCCATATCTCACTCAGGAGATGGGCATCTGTATGTGGCTATAGCGCTGATAGTGTATATGGCTGACCCAGTGTTAGGTGGGATGTTTCTTAGTTGCGGTTTAGTGGCCTTTATTTTTGAATTGCCCATTTATTGGCTGGCGAAAAATAGTTTCCGTCGCCGTAGACCTCATAATTTATCATCACGAATCAATAACTTCATAGAACCCTCTGATAAGTACAGCATGCCGTCAGGACATACTGCTGCTGCCACAATTATGGCAACCTTAATTTATGCTTTTTTTCCTAGCTTGGCGGTAATAGCCATTACATGGGCGGCGCTTATTGCTCTGTCGCGCATCTTGCTCGGAGTGCATTTCTTCAGTGATATTGTGGCTGGAGTATTACTCGGTCTGGCAAGTGCTGTTGCTGCAATGATGATTGTTGGAGGCTAG
- a CDS encoding efflux RND transporter permease subunit, translating into MIRFFARHPTAANLLMLLIFLVGVLSLPSIKRETFPEFSPPYIMATIVYPGASPMEVEESLCVRMEDAVDGLSNIEETTCEALEGSARLTLKLNSSADIGRMLVDVQTQINSINDFPDEIESPIVQELDWNEPVVDVAITADTSWPELKAYAEKLKRIMKLDYGVSLVDVSGFSDHQYRVELNSYVMRQLGLNVSDIAAQIGKQNVKLPSGNVETPDKNLLIRFDERRITPQQLENIVVGSGPNGSLVRLRDVATITDRFELDEQKVLFDGKPSAILKVSKNKEDDALRIKDDVVRFVNDQRAIAPDGVTISMTNDLSSVLWDRLTMMVSNGWQGITLVFATMWLFFSLRYSFWVAAGLPVAFLGGIFLMANLGISINIMSLVGLLMAIGIMMDDAIVIAESIASHLDKGEEIDDAVYNGVKKVLPGVVSSFLTTVCIFGSLLFLDGEMGAVLQAVPQVLILVLSLSLVEAFLILPHHLAHSMHSRKKERPDLKFKTVFLAKFEAFRNGTLVRAVDKAVEYRYLFMGSVVAALLVSISLLAGGHLKFVPFPDLDGDIAEARIILPPGSSLNQTEIVVDRLVKSAEKLDKEWTEKVENGVPLIQHITASFNTNADANESGPHIATVRLDLLGAEQRNTRLDEFIDAWRADVGDIAAPISLVFKQPTMGPGGRALEIRLQHDDLESLKSASIDVQSYLNEFDGVHGVLDDMRMGKEEVLVKLRPGAETFGVNGQMIASQLRAAFYGDTADEIQLGVENIKIEVRLDKKEAGNLERLANFPIIMPDGAQIPLATIASFEFQRNYVRIQRINGMRTVAVFSDLDTAKASSGEIINKFRTQELPKLQQKYPGIRIDFEGESKDTAKTSSSMGKGFLVGLFGVFAILSFQFRSYLEPFVVMLAIPLAFIGVIWGHFLLGHNMSMPSIMGFVSLAGIVVNDSILLVQYIRFHVDDGDEVRDAVVKASRERFRAVFITSLTTAAGLLPLLLETSLQAQVIQPLVISIVFGIFASTVLVLFMVPCAYAILADFGKIAKHEKLPRS; encoded by the coding sequence GTGATTCGTTTTTTTGCAAGGCACCCGACAGCCGCTAACTTATTAATGTTACTCATTTTCTTGGTGGGCGTACTCTCTTTACCTAGCATCAAAAGAGAGACGTTTCCTGAGTTTTCTCCCCCTTATATCATGGCAACGATCGTTTATCCTGGTGCCTCGCCCATGGAAGTGGAAGAGAGCCTATGTGTGCGTATGGAAGACGCAGTGGATGGTTTGTCTAATATTGAAGAAACCACCTGTGAAGCACTAGAAGGGAGCGCAAGACTAACATTAAAGTTAAATAGTTCAGCAGACATTGGCCGCATGCTGGTGGATGTGCAGACTCAGATTAATTCCATTAATGATTTTCCAGATGAAATCGAATCACCAATAGTGCAGGAGCTTGACTGGAATGAACCTGTGGTTGACGTGGCGATTACTGCAGATACCAGTTGGCCAGAATTAAAAGCTTACGCAGAAAAATTAAAACGCATCATGAAGCTGGATTATGGCGTTTCCCTTGTGGATGTTTCGGGCTTCTCCGATCATCAATATCGAGTGGAACTGAACTCCTATGTGATGCGTCAACTGGGGTTAAATGTCAGTGATATTGCGGCGCAAATTGGCAAGCAAAACGTAAAATTGCCCAGTGGTAATGTGGAAACACCGGATAAAAACTTATTAATTCGCTTTGATGAGCGACGAATAACGCCACAACAGTTAGAAAATATAGTGGTGGGCTCAGGGCCCAATGGTTCCTTGGTGCGCTTACGTGATGTGGCGACGATTACTGACCGTTTTGAATTAGATGAGCAGAAAGTACTATTTGATGGCAAGCCATCGGCCATATTGAAAGTCAGTAAAAATAAGGAAGACGATGCATTAAGGATCAAAGATGATGTGGTCCGTTTTGTTAACGATCAGCGCGCAATCGCTCCAGATGGCGTCACAATCAGTATGACCAATGATCTCTCTTCTGTGCTTTGGGATCGTTTGACTATGATGGTGAGCAATGGTTGGCAAGGGATTACCTTAGTCTTTGCAACCATGTGGTTATTCTTTAGTTTACGTTACTCATTTTGGGTGGCAGCTGGCCTTCCTGTCGCCTTTCTTGGCGGTATTTTCCTGATGGCCAATTTAGGGATCTCAATTAATATCATGTCGCTAGTCGGTTTGCTGATGGCCATTGGTATTATGATGGATGATGCCATTGTGATTGCCGAGTCCATTGCCTCTCATTTAGATAAAGGGGAGGAGATAGACGATGCGGTGTACAACGGTGTGAAAAAAGTACTACCTGGGGTGGTGTCTTCATTTTTAACCACTGTGTGTATTTTTGGTAGCTTACTGTTTCTCGATGGAGAGATGGGTGCCGTACTGCAAGCGGTTCCTCAAGTATTGATCTTGGTGTTGAGTTTAAGCTTAGTTGAGGCTTTTTTAATATTGCCACATCACTTAGCACACTCGATGCACAGCCGCAAAAAAGAGCGTCCAGATCTTAAATTTAAAACGGTCTTCTTAGCTAAGTTCGAAGCATTTCGCAATGGCACTTTAGTGCGCGCTGTAGATAAGGCGGTAGAGTATCGTTATTTATTTATGGGCTCAGTGGTTGCCGCGTTATTGGTTTCGATATCGCTACTCGCAGGGGGACATTTGAAATTTGTTCCCTTCCCCGATCTCGATGGAGATATTGCTGAAGCGCGCATTATTTTACCTCCAGGCTCGTCACTCAACCAGACAGAAATTGTCGTTGACCGTTTGGTTAAATCTGCGGAAAAACTCGATAAAGAGTGGACGGAGAAAGTGGAGAATGGTGTACCGCTTATTCAGCATATTACGGCCAGTTTTAATACTAATGCCGATGCGAATGAATCGGGTCCACACATTGCCACAGTGCGTTTAGATTTACTCGGTGCGGAGCAACGTAATACGCGATTAGATGAATTTATTGATGCTTGGCGAGCGGATGTTGGTGACATTGCTGCGCCTATTTCTCTGGTCTTTAAACAGCCTACTATGGGCCCTGGAGGACGAGCTTTAGAAATTCGTTTGCAGCATGATGATCTTGAGTCACTCAAATCAGCGTCCATCGATGTTCAATCTTATTTAAATGAGTTTGATGGCGTGCATGGGGTGCTAGATGACATGCGCATGGGTAAGGAAGAGGTGTTGGTCAAGTTGCGCCCTGGAGCGGAGACGTTTGGGGTGAATGGACAGATGATTGCCAGTCAACTGCGGGCCGCTTTTTATGGTGATACGGCGGACGAAATTCAGTTGGGCGTGGAAAACATAAAAATTGAGGTTCGCCTAGATAAAAAAGAAGCCGGTAACTTAGAGCGCTTAGCCAACTTCCCGATTATTATGCCCGATGGGGCTCAAATACCGTTAGCGACAATTGCGAGCTTTGAATTTCAGCGTAATTACGTGCGTATTCAGCGCATTAACGGTATGAGAACGGTGGCGGTATTTAGCGATCTCGACACCGCTAAGGCAAGCTCTGGTGAGATCATAAATAAATTTAGAACCCAAGAGTTACCTAAGTTACAGCAGAAATACCCCGGCATTCGAATTGATTTTGAAGGGGAATCTAAAGACACCGCGAAAACCAGTTCTTCAATGGGCAAGGGCTTTTTAGTGGGGCTATTTGGCGTGTTTGCTATCTTAAGTTTTCAATTTCGCAGCTACCTCGAACCCTTTGTGGTGATGCTAGCCATTCCTTTAGCGTTTATTGGCGTTATCTGGGGACACTTCTTACTTGGGCATAACATGAGTATGCCAAGTATCATGGGGTTTGTGTCTTTGGCGGGGATTGTAGTGAACGATTCCATACTGCTTGTGCAGTATATTCGTTTCCATGTGGATGATGGAGATGAGGTGCGTGATGCGGTGGTTAAGGCCAGTAGAGAGCGTTTTCGTGCTGTGTTTATTACCTCGTTAACAACAGCCGCTGGGTTGTTACCACTGTTGTTAGAGACCAGTTTACAGGCACAAGTTATTCAGCCTTTGGTTATTTCTATCGTGTTCGGTATTTTTGCTTCCACGGTGTTGGTGCTGTTTATGGTGCCGTGTGCTTACGCAATATTGGCGGACTTTGGCAAAATAGCTAAGCACGAAAAACTCCCTCGTTCATAA
- a CDS encoding efflux RND transporter periplasmic adaptor subunit, with protein sequence MKLNRKLLFFPAVAIGIIVLFIMIETRPEVPTKPAGDRSKSVEVMTMKPVAIAPEVIGFGQVSPKFEWKAIAEVSGKVVYRHPDLERGKILPKGTEVLRIDPLDYQLKLIQAQADLSSSETQLKKLALQNSNNKNSLKIEKNRLELANTEWQRIQDLRRKKLSSQSDVDAQQQTYLAQKKLVQDIENEMTLYPDERKVAQALVKVNRAKVQEAERALDKTKIVLPRDLRISSVDVELNQVVNMQQEMITAQGLDVMEVEAQLSIHDMQLLTQSIHSDERDAVGSPLPSISHLKAQVTLSSGSFKAVWPAKVARVSDSIDPIQATVGVILEVAQDYTKMTSASLAPIVSGMLVRASIEGEESPEWVVPERALHGDKVYLFKDNKLTILPVTILYRRDQKVIIQGDISSGDSLILNDLLPAIPGMSLKLEALNTPSPVLEVES encoded by the coding sequence ATGAAACTTAATCGTAAACTGCTTTTTTTCCCAGCTGTAGCTATTGGGATTATTGTATTATTCATCATGATAGAAACTCGCCCAGAGGTGCCAACTAAGCCAGCGGGGGACAGGTCTAAGTCGGTAGAAGTGATGACGATGAAGCCCGTAGCCATTGCGCCAGAAGTGATAGGTTTTGGGCAAGTTTCGCCTAAGTTTGAGTGGAAAGCCATTGCTGAAGTGTCCGGTAAAGTGGTGTATCGCCATCCTGATCTGGAGCGAGGTAAGATACTACCTAAGGGAACGGAAGTATTAAGAATTGACCCTTTGGATTATCAGTTAAAGTTGATTCAAGCTCAGGCAGATCTCAGCTCCAGTGAGACTCAGTTGAAAAAGCTAGCCTTGCAAAACAGCAATAATAAGAACAGCCTTAAAATCGAAAAAAATCGTCTCGAATTGGCCAATACAGAGTGGCAACGTATTCAAGATTTACGGAGAAAAAAACTCTCGTCTCAATCTGATGTAGATGCTCAGCAACAAACGTACCTAGCCCAGAAAAAACTGGTTCAGGATATAGAAAATGAAATGACGTTATATCCCGATGAGAGAAAAGTAGCACAAGCTCTAGTTAAGGTGAATCGCGCTAAGGTACAGGAAGCAGAACGTGCGCTAGATAAAACCAAAATCGTACTGCCTCGTGATTTACGCATATCTTCGGTTGATGTTGAATTAAATCAAGTGGTGAATATGCAGCAAGAAATGATCACGGCTCAAGGTTTAGACGTTATGGAAGTGGAAGCGCAGTTATCCATTCATGACATGCAGTTACTCACGCAAAGTATTCACAGTGACGAGCGTGATGCCGTTGGCTCACCATTGCCGAGTATTTCACACTTAAAAGCACAAGTAACATTATCTAGCGGTAGCTTTAAGGCCGTATGGCCAGCCAAAGTAGCTAGAGTCAGTGATTCTATCGATCCTATTCAAGCGACGGTTGGCGTGATTTTAGAAGTGGCGCAAGACTATACGAAAATGACCTCGGCCAGTCTTGCTCCTATCGTGTCAGGTATGTTAGTTCGAGCTAGCATTGAGGGTGAAGAGTCTCCTGAATGGGTCGTTCCTGAGCGTGCATTGCACGGGGATAAAGTGTATCTGTTTAAGGATAATAAATTAACAATTTTGCCAGTGACAATTTTGTATCGACGAGATCAAAAAGTGATCATCCAAGGGGATATCTCGAGTGGCGATAGCTTGATTTTAAATGACCTATTGCCTGCAATACCTGGGATGTCATTGAAATTAGAGGCGCTAAATACCCCTTCACCAGTGTTGGAGGTTGAGTCGTGA
- a CDS encoding MJ1255/VC2487 family glycosyltransferase yields the protein MKILYGVQGTGNGHIARARAMAESLKNRDGVQVDFVFSGREKAKYFSMDAFDDYRSFAGLSFNSHQGKVDYIKTMKNNNVVELVQDINTLNVTDYDLVLNDFEPISAWAAKRNDIPCIGISHQNAFRFQVPKKGYSLLDKTIIHHFAPSDYQIGLHWHHFEQPILPPIVHTCDMQGVEEEDFILVYLPFEDLKQVAQLLKRFSGHSFRCYHPEVRDADDVGNLQFRPLSFTEFQRDLTRCQGVIANGGFELPSEALSLGKKLLLKPLDGQFEQQSNVATLEYLGLGSAMLELEASTIRQWLGEPKPDPVHYPDVAGAISDWVLQGNWDQQELLSQQLWKKVNFPSHITHLFD from the coding sequence ATGAAAATATTATATGGAGTTCAAGGCACCGGAAACGGCCATATTGCGCGAGCGCGAGCAATGGCAGAGTCCCTAAAAAACAGGGATGGTGTGCAAGTAGACTTTGTTTTTTCAGGAAGAGAGAAAGCAAAGTATTTCTCTATGGATGCATTCGATGATTACCGTTCTTTTGCGGGTCTTTCCTTTAATTCACATCAAGGAAAGGTGGATTACATTAAGACCATGAAGAACAATAATGTGGTTGAACTGGTACAAGATATCAACACCCTAAATGTGACGGATTATGATCTTGTTTTAAATGACTTTGAACCCATTAGTGCATGGGCCGCCAAAAGAAATGACATCCCATGTATCGGTATTAGTCACCAAAATGCGTTTCGATTTCAGGTGCCAAAGAAAGGCTATAGTTTGCTGGATAAAACCATCATTCATCATTTTGCCCCTTCAGATTATCAAATTGGTTTGCACTGGCATCACTTTGAGCAACCCATTTTGCCTCCCATTGTTCATACGTGTGATATGCAGGGAGTAGAGGAAGAGGACTTTATTTTGGTGTACCTTCCTTTTGAAGACTTAAAGCAAGTCGCGCAGTTGCTAAAGCGTTTTTCTGGTCATTCGTTTCGTTGTTACCACCCTGAAGTTCGGGATGCTGATGACGTTGGTAATTTGCAGTTTCGTCCTTTGTCTTTTACGGAATTTCAACGAGACCTCACTCGTTGTCAGGGAGTTATCGCCAATGGGGGATTTGAATTGCCCTCTGAGGCTTTGTCTCTAGGGAAAAAGTTATTGTTAAAGCCTCTTGATGGGCAGTTTGAACAGCAGAGTAATGTTGCTACTTTAGAGTATCTTGGCTTAGGTAGTGCAATGCTAGAATTAGAGGCGAGTACGATTCGCCAATGGTTAGGGGAGCCTAAACCTGACCCTGTACACTACCCAGATGTCGCCGGAGCCATTTCGGATTGGGTGTTGCAAGGTAACTGGGATCAACAAGAACTTTTGAGCCAGCAACTGTGGAAAAAAGTCAACTTCCCTAGCCATATAACTCATTTATTTGATTGA